DNA sequence from the Cohnella herbarum genome:
CAATTGGATGCCATTCGTAACAATTTGAGCAAATCCTTCAAGCTGACCGCCGATATCGATCTAAGCGAATACGGAAGCGGCGCAGGTTGGGTGCCTATCGGCACTCTTGGCGTGGGGTTGATGTTCAAAGGCAATATAGATGGCGATGGACATTCGATTACGAATCTAAAGATCAATAGACCTACTGCGAACTATGTGGGTTTGTTCGGAGTTCTTTCGGGGGGGAGTATCAAAAATCTGCGCTTAATCGGACCGAACATTACGGCCCAAAATTATGCAGGCCCATTGGCTGGCCGGGTTTGGGGAATCTACGAGGGGCAGCAATCCGTTATCAGCAACAGCAGCTCGTCGGGCGGAAGCTTGACGGGGGCAGGGTGGTTAGGCGGTTTGGTCGGAGACAGCTTGCGCAATGCGATTGATAATTGTTACTCCTCGACCGCCGTGACGGGTACTAATTCCGTCATAGGCGGTTTGGTAGGCGTAATTGGTCAGGGAACGATCGACAAAAGTTATGCCACCGGAAATGTAAAAGCGGGCGGAATCGCCGTTGGAGGCTTGGTTGGTTTTAATAGTTCCGTTATCGATATAAGTTTACCCTCCTTAATTCGAACCAGCTATGCTACGGGTAATGTCGAAGGGAACAAATCCGTAGGCGGCTTGGTCGGCATTAACGAGAATTCGGCGAGTTCCTTGAGCTTGTCCGTAATTAGCGACAGCTATGCCGTAGGAAGAGTGAAAGGGGCCGAGCGAGTTGGCGGCTTGGTCGGATATAATCATACCGCATCAATCCTCAATAGCTACGCGATCGGAGCAGTGGAAGGGACGACCGAAAGAGGCGGCTTGGTTGGTGCGTCGGCAACCGATCGTATTCTTTTAAGCTATTACGACAAAGAAACAACGGGAATAAATGAAGTAAATCAATACTCCAAATCAACCGAACAGATGAAGACATCTGATACGTATACGGGTTGGGAATTCAATGGCACATGGGCAATCTATAGCAGTATCCATGGAGGTTATCCGTATTTACCGGTAGCGGTGTTGACGGCGACGGCGGCGCTTGGACAAGGAGCCGGGACAACGAAGTTGACAGCGGCGGCTAGCGCCGGCAATCGGCTGGTCGTTCAGGTGTCCGCGAATGATCGGGCTGCGCCCGGATTCGGAGACGTCGTTCCCTCATCGGGAGTAACGGATCCCTATCTTCCCGGTTTGGATATCGAAGGAGTAGATGCCGCAACTAATAAATATATAAGCGTGTATGAGGCTAACAAGGATAATAAGGTGGTCAAATTCACGCAGATTACGTTGACGGAAGACGACATTCTCACTTATGCAATTGATGAGCTAGGCGATCAAATATTAGGCGCTTTAACGGTCGGCTATGTCTCGGGGTCGCAATCCGCCCATTCCGTTACAGTAACACGCAGGGGAACAGGAGATTTATCGAGTCTATCCGTTGAAGCAAGCGGAGGCGCGTTCACGGTTACGCAACCGGCTGTCACTACGTTGGACGCAGGAGTGCCTTCGACAAGCTTCGTCGTGACAGCGAAGGATGGACTCGCCGTAGGAACGCATACGTCTATCGTTACGGTATCCGCGGATCATATGACTCCCAGGACGTTTACGGTTACCCAAGTCGTCAACGCTCCGGGAGCTCCTTCATTGCAAATTACGAACGTAGGCAATGCGCAAGCGACGCTCGAATGGAGCGCGATAAACGGTTCGACAAGTTACCGGATATACAAACGGATCTCTGCGGGCGTCTATGATCGGGAGGAAGCTACCGTGACGAGCGCCACCTATCGCTACTCTGTCACCGGATTGGTCAATGGGACGAACTATAACTTCATCGTCAGAGCCGTTATCGGCGTGGCAGAAGGAGCGGACTCCAACGAAGTCAGCGCAACGCCGATGACCGTGCCGGGAGCGCCGACGAACGTAATGGCTACAGCGGGAGACGGGCAAGCGAGCGTTGCGTTCGCTGCTCCTGCGGACGATGGCGGCAGTTCCATAACAAGCTATACGGTTCAGTCCTCGCCCGGAGGCATAAACAAAATCGGAACGGCAAGCCCGATCGTCATTACGGGTTTGTCGAATGGCACGATATATACTTTTACGGTTAGTGCTACCAACAGTAAGGGAGACGGTCCAGCATCTGAAACGTCTAATGCCGTCATGCATCCGATAGGAGTGCCGATCCAACAGTCCCCGATTGAAGGAGATAAACAAGTCACGCTGAAATGGAGCGCGGTTGGCGAGGCGACGGGTTACCGGATCTATAAGAGTACGGTACCTGGAACGGATGGAACGTTGGTAGACTCGGTAAGCCCGGCTACGTTAAGCTATACGGTTACGGGATTGACCAATAACACGAGCTATTATTTTACGATCAGAGCGATGAATGGCGGAATCGAAAGCGCCGCCTCCAATGAAGTCGACGCTATGCCCGTCAGGTGGGCCGGACCCGGCGCGCCGGCAGGAACGTTCGCGGGAGGCAAGGGCATAGTGGAGGATCCCTACTTAATTGCGAACGCAGCGCAACTGAACGCCGTCAGAAATTATTTGAACGGTTCCTTCAAGCTGGCAATGGATATCGATTTAAGCGGCTATGCCGATGCAGCCGGTTGGGAACCGATCGGGAGCAACGATCCTGCTAGGGTATTCAGCGGCAATATGGACGGGGACCGCTATGTTATTAAGGGGTTGAAAATCAATAGGCCGACCGATGATTACGTTGGCTTATTCGGATTTGTGACCGGGAACGTTGCGAATCTAACTTTGGACGCGGCGAATATCGTTGGCCGCGATTACGTCGGTGGAGTGGCGGGGTTCGTTAAGTACGGCGCGATCAGCAATAGCCGTATCTCGGGAGCGGTTACTGGAAACAACGATGTCGGCGGTTTGGTCGGCAAAGTATTTCCCGGTAAGGTCGGAAATAGCTTCAGTACAGCAAACGTAACGGGGTTTTATCGAATCGGCGGCTTGGTCGGATCAGGCTCCGACGCCGCGATAATCAGCGAAAGCCATAGCGCGGGGACCGTGACGGGAGTAGCGGATTCCTTCTACGTAGGCGGCTTGGTCGGACAAATAGACGGTTCGCGAGCAACAGTCCGTAATAGTTACGCGACCGGAGAGGTGCAAGGGGGCAACCAAGTCGGAGGTTTGGTCGGTGCTAGTCTGGCGGCCAACATCGAAACGAGCTACTCCGTGGGAGACGTAACGGCGATTTGGTCGGCTGGCGGATTAGTAGGCATGAATAATTTCGGAACGGTTACCGACAGTTACACGCGATCCAGCGTGACCCTGCAGATAGGCAGGATCGGCAGCTTCGTAGG
Encoded proteins:
- a CDS encoding GLUG motif-containing protein produces the protein MKYRGPIKSIKVLLLFLALSVLLAAILPPGRAVHAVDFNGFDGGTGTLSDPYLVSTPAQLDAIRNNLSKSFKLTADIDLSEYGSGAGWVPIGTLGVGLMFKGNIDGDGHSITNLKINRPTANYVGLFGVLSGGSIKNLRLIGPNITAQNYAGPLAGRVWGIYEGQQSVISNSSSSGGSLTGAGWLGGLVGDSLRNAIDNCYSSTAVTGTNSVIGGLVGVIGQGTIDKSYATGNVKAGGIAVGGLVGFNSSVIDISLPSLIRTSYATGNVEGNKSVGGLVGINENSASSLSLSVISDSYAVGRVKGAERVGGLVGYNHTASILNSYAIGAVEGTTERGGLVGASATDRILLSYYDKETTGINEVNQYSKSTEQMKTSDTYTGWEFNGTWAIYSSIHGGYPYLPVAVLTATAALGQGAGTTKLTAAASAGNRLVVQVSANDRAAPGFGDVVPSSGVTDPYLPGLDIEGVDAATNKYISVYEANKDNKVVKFTQITLTEDDILTYAIDELGDQILGALTVGYVSGSQSAHSVTVTRRGTGDLSSLSVEASGGAFTVTQPAVTTLDAGVPSTSFVVTAKDGLAVGTHTSIVTVSADHMTPRTFTVTQVVNAPGAPSLQITNVGNAQATLEWSAINGSTSYRIYKRISAGVYDREEATVTSATYRYSVTGLVNGTNYNFIVRAVIGVAEGADSNEVSATPMTVPGAPTNVMATAGDGQASVAFAAPADDGGSSITSYTVQSSPGGINKIGTASPIVITGLSNGTIYTFTVSATNSKGDGPASETSNAVMHPIGVPIQQSPIEGDKQVTLKWSAVGEATGYRIYKSTVPGTDGTLVDSVSPATLSYTVTGLTNNTSYYFTIRAMNGGIESAASNEVDAMPVRWAGPGAPAGTFAGGKGIVEDPYLIANAAQLNAVRNYLNGSFKLAMDIDLSGYADAAGWEPIGSNDPARVFSGNMDGDRYVIKGLKINRPTDDYVGLFGFVTGNVANLTLDAANIVGRDYVGGVAGFVKYGAISNSRISGAVTGNNDVGGLVGKVFPGKVGNSFSTANVTGFYRIGGLVGSGSDAAIISESHSAGTVTGVADSFYVGGLVGQIDGSRATVRNSYATGEVQGGNQVGGLVGASLAANIETSYSVGDVTAIWSAGGLVGMNNFGTVTDSYTRSSVTLQIGRIGSFVGYNAGTAVIRNYAAGAVTGERRPVAVLQALM